CAAAATCACCAGCAATAAACCGCTGGATTTGGTGTGGGACGGCGAGCTGCTGGAAAAACTGGAAGCGAAGGAAGGGAAACCGCTTTCCGATAAAACTATTGCTGGTGAGTACCCTGACTATCAGCGCAAAATCAGCGCCACCCGTGATGGCCTGAAAGTTACCTTTGGCAAAGTGCGCGCCACCTGGGATCTGCTGACCTCCGGCGAATCAGAATATCAGGTGCATAAATCCCTGCCAGTGCAGACTGAAATCAATGGTAATCGCTTTACCAGTAAGGCACATATCAACGGTTCGACCACGCTCTATACCACCTATTCCCACCTGTTGACCGCTCAGGAAGTTAGCAAAGAGCAAATGCAGATCCGCGATATTCTTGCGCGTCCGGCGTTTTATCTCACCGCCTCGCAGCAACGCTGGGAAGAGTATCTGAAGAAAGGATTAACCAATCCGGATGCAACGTCGGAACAGACGCGCGTCGCGGTGAAAGCAATCGAAACGCTCAACGGTAACTGGCGCTCGCCTGGCGGCGCGGTGAAATACAACACCGTCACGCCGTCGGTGACCGGGCGCTGGTTCTCCGGCAATCAGACCTGGCCGTGGGATACCTGGAAGCAGGCGTTTGCGATGGCGCATTTCAATCCGGACATCGCCAAAGAGAATATCCGCGCGGTCTTTTCCTGGCAGATCCAGCCTGGCGACACTGTACGTCCGCAGGATGTAGGCTTTGTCCCCGACCTGATTGCATGGAACCTTAGCCCCGAGCGTGGCGGCGATGGCGGCAACTGGAACGAACGTAATACCAAACCCAGCCTTGCCGCCTGGTCGGTGATGGAAGTGTACAACGTCACCCATGATAAAACCTGGCTGGCAGAGATGTACCCGAAACTGGTGGCCTATCACGACTGGTGGTTACGTAACCGCGATCATAACGGCAACGGCGTGCCGGAATATGGCGCGACCCGCGATAAAGCCCACAACACCGAGAGCGGTGAGATGCTGTTTACGGTGAAAAAAGGCGACAAAGAAGAGACGCAGTCTGGCCTGAACAACTACGCCCGCGTGGTGGAGAAAGGCCAGTATGACAGTCTGGAAATTCCGGCACAGGTTGCTGCGTCGTGGGAATCGGGGCGTGATGACGCCGCCGTCTTTGGGTTTATCGACAAAGAACAGCTGGATAAATATGTCGCTAACGGCGGCAAACGTAGCGACTGGACGGTGAAATTCGCCGAAAACCGCAGTCAGGACGGAACGTTGCTGGGCTACTCGCTATTGCAGGAGTCGGTGGATCAGGCCAGCTATATGTACAGCGATAACCATTATCTGGCGGAGATGGCAACCATCCTCGGTAAGCCGGAAGAGGCCAAACGCTATCGCCAGTTGGCACAGCAGCTCGCAGACTACATCAACACCTGTATGTTCGACCCGACTACGCAGTTCTACTATGACGTGCGCATTGAAGATAAACCGCTGGCGAACGGCTGCGCGGGCAAACCGATTGTCGAGCGAGGTAAAGGACCGGAGGGCTGGTCGCCGCTGTTTAACGGTGCAGCAACGCAAGCCAACGCCGACGCGGTGGTGAAGGTGATGCTGGACACTAAAGAGTTCAACACTTTTGTACCGCTGGGAACGGCGGCGTTAACGAACCCGGCCTTTGGCGCGGATATTTACTGGCGCGGGCGCGTATGGGTGGATCAGTTCTGGTTTGGTCTGAAAGGGATGGAACGTTACGGTTATCGCGATGATGCCCTGAAGCTGGCGGATACGTTCTTCCAGCACGCCAAAGGATTAACCGCCGATGGTCCGATTCAGGAGAATTACAATCCGCTGACCGGCGCACAGCAAGGCGCACCAAATTTCTCCTGGAGTGCCGCGCATTTGTATATGTTGTATAACGATTTTTTCCGTAAGCAGTAATTTGCAACAGCTGGCGGATGCGGCGTAAACGCCTTATCCGCCCTACATGTGCGTTCCGTAGGCCGGATAAGACGCAGCAAGCGTCGCATCCGGCGTTACCCCCGGGCGTATTCTTTTTGAATCCCATCACAAACCCCGCATTCCCCTTTTCCCTTTTCTCCGGCGACGGCTAAATTAGAACTCATCCGACCACATAACAATTATTTTACATACTGGACAATTTTATGAGCTACCCGTCGCTGTTCGCCCCGCTTGATTTAGGCTTCACCACGTTAAAAAACCGTGTGTTGATGGGCTCAATGCACACCGGGCTGGAGGAATATCCAGACGGTGCCGAGCGGCTGTCGGCGTTTTATGCTGAACGCGCCCGTCACGGCGTGGCGCTGATCGTCAGCGGCGGCATTGCACCAGATTTAACAGGCGTTGGCATGGAAGGTGGCGCAATGCTCAACGACGTCAGCCAGATCCCACACCATCGCACCATTACCGAAGCCGTACATCAGGAAGGCGGCAAAATTGCCCTGCAAATTTTGCATACCGGGCGCTACAGCTACCAGCCGCATCTGGTCGCTCCCTCCGCACTGCAGGCGCCAATCAACCGCTTCGTTCCCCATGAGTTAAGCCACGAAGAAATCCTGCAACTGATCGACAATTTCGCCCGCTGTGCGCAACTGGCGCGAGAAGCCGGATACGATGGCGTAGAGGTGATGGGTTCCGAAGGGTATTTGATCAACGAATTTCTGACACTGCGCACCAATCAGCGTAGCGACCTGTGGGGCGGCGATTACCGCAACCGGATGCGATTTGCCGTAGAAGTAGTGCGTGCGGTGCGCGAACGCGTTGGCAACGACTTCATTATTATCTACCGGCTGTCGATGCTCGACCTGGTAGAAGGCGGCGGGACTTTTGCAGAAACGGTAGAACTGGCGCAGGCCATTGAAGCTGCGGGCGCAACCATTATCAACACCGGAATAGGCTGGCACGAAGCGCGGATTCCGACCATCGCCACACCGGTGCCGCGCGGGGCATTTAGCTGGGTCACGCGCAAACTGAAAGGCCACGTTTCGCTGCCACTGGTGACCACCAACCGAATTAACGATCCGCAGGTTGCCGACGATATTCTCTCGCGCGGTGATGCGGATATGGTATCGATGGCGCGACCGTTTCTTGCTGATGCCGAGCTGCTGTCAAAAGCGCAATCGGGGCGAGCCGATGAAATCAACACCTGCATTGGCTGCAACCAGGCCTGCCTCGATCAGATCTTCGTTGGCAAAGTCACCTCGTGCCTGGTGAATCCTCGCGCCTGCCATGAAACCAAAATGCCGCTCCTTCCCGCCATGCAGAAAAAAAATCTGGCGGTGGTCGGTGCGGGACCTGCTGGGCTGGCGTTTGCCATTAACGCGGCGGCGCGTGGGCATCAGGTAACATTGTTTGATGCGCACAGCGAGATCGGCGGGCAGTTTAATATCGCCAAACAGATCCCCGGCAAAGAGGAGTTTTACGAAACATTGCGCTACTACCGCAGGATGATCGAAGTGACGGGCGTGATGCTAAAACTCAATCACACCGTGACGGCGGAGCAGTTACAGGCGTTTGATGAAACGATCCTTGCCAGCGGGATCGTACCGCGCATTCCGCCCATTGACGGGATCGATCATCCGAAGGTGTTGAGTTATATCGATGTCCTGCGCGACAAAACGCCGGTGGGCAACAAAGTCGCCATTATCGGTTGTGGCGGAATTGGTTTTGATACGGCGATGTATTTGAGTCAGCCGGGTGAATCCACCAGCCAGAACATCGCCGAGTTCTGTAATGAGTGGGGGATCGACAGTAGCCTGCAACAGGCTGGTGGCTTAAGCCCGCAGGGAATGCAGATCCCCCGTAGTCCACGACAAATCGTGATGCTCCAACGCAAAGCCAGCAAACCAGGACAAGGGTTGGGCAAAACCACCGGCTGGATTCATCGCACCACCCTGCTCTCGCGCGGCGTGAAAATGATCCCTGGCGTAAGTTATCAGAAGATCGACGATGACGGGCTGCATGTGGTGATCAACGGTGAACCGCAAATTTTGGCGGTAGATCATGTGGTGATCTGCGCGGGGCAGGAGCCAAACCGCGCGCTGGCACAACCCTTAATCGATGCAGGAAAAACCGTGCATTTGATTGGCGGCTGCGACGTGGCTATGGAGCTGGACGCACGGCGAGCGATTGCCCAGGGAACACGGCTTGCGCTGGAGATTTAAATCGTGCATTGAGGTGCCGGATGAGAC
The DNA window shown above is from Escherichia sp. E4742 and carries:
- the fadH gene encoding NADPH-dependent 2,4-dienoyl-CoA reductase, encoding MSYPSLFAPLDLGFTTLKNRVLMGSMHTGLEEYPDGAERLSAFYAERARHGVALIVSGGIAPDLTGVGMEGGAMLNDVSQIPHHRTITEAVHQEGGKIALQILHTGRYSYQPHLVAPSALQAPINRFVPHELSHEEILQLIDNFARCAQLAREAGYDGVEVMGSEGYLINEFLTLRTNQRSDLWGGDYRNRMRFAVEVVRAVRERVGNDFIIIYRLSMLDLVEGGGTFAETVELAQAIEAAGATIINTGIGWHEARIPTIATPVPRGAFSWVTRKLKGHVSLPLVTTNRINDPQVADDILSRGDADMVSMARPFLADAELLSKAQSGRADEINTCIGCNQACLDQIFVGKVTSCLVNPRACHETKMPLLPAMQKKNLAVVGAGPAGLAFAINAAARGHQVTLFDAHSEIGGQFNIAKQIPGKEEFYETLRYYRRMIEVTGVMLKLNHTVTAEQLQAFDETILASGIVPRIPPIDGIDHPKVLSYIDVLRDKTPVGNKVAIIGCGGIGFDTAMYLSQPGESTSQNIAEFCNEWGIDSSLQQAGGLSPQGMQIPRSPRQIVMLQRKASKPGQGLGKTTGWIHRTTLLSRGVKMIPGVSYQKIDDDGLHVVINGEPQILAVDHVVICAGQEPNRALAQPLIDAGKTVHLIGGCDVAMELDARRAIAQGTRLALEI
- the ygjK gene encoding alpha-glucosidase, producing MKIKTILTPVACALLMSFSAHAANADNYKNVINRTGAPQYMKDYDYDDHQRFNPFFDLGAWHGHLLPDGPNTMGGFPGVALLTEEYINFMASNFDRLTVLQDGKKVNFTLEAYSIPGALVQKLTAKDVQVEMTLRFATPRTSLLETKITSNKPLDLVWDGELLEKLEAKEGKPLSDKTIAGEYPDYQRKISATRDGLKVTFGKVRATWDLLTSGESEYQVHKSLPVQTEINGNRFTSKAHINGSTTLYTTYSHLLTAQEVSKEQMQIRDILARPAFYLTASQQRWEEYLKKGLTNPDATSEQTRVAVKAIETLNGNWRSPGGAVKYNTVTPSVTGRWFSGNQTWPWDTWKQAFAMAHFNPDIAKENIRAVFSWQIQPGDTVRPQDVGFVPDLIAWNLSPERGGDGGNWNERNTKPSLAAWSVMEVYNVTHDKTWLAEMYPKLVAYHDWWLRNRDHNGNGVPEYGATRDKAHNTESGEMLFTVKKGDKEETQSGLNNYARVVEKGQYDSLEIPAQVAASWESGRDDAAVFGFIDKEQLDKYVANGGKRSDWTVKFAENRSQDGTLLGYSLLQESVDQASYMYSDNHYLAEMATILGKPEEAKRYRQLAQQLADYINTCMFDPTTQFYYDVRIEDKPLANGCAGKPIVERGKGPEGWSPLFNGAATQANADAVVKVMLDTKEFNTFVPLGTAALTNPAFGADIYWRGRVWVDQFWFGLKGMERYGYRDDALKLADTFFQHAKGLTADGPIQENYNPLTGAQQGAPNFSWSAAHLYMLYNDFFRKQ